One Archocentrus centrarchus isolate MPI-CPG fArcCen1 chromosome 14, fArcCen1, whole genome shotgun sequence DNA window includes the following coding sequences:
- the LOC115791793 gene encoding RING finger protein 145: protein MAVKDRVEAVLNVGLRVPSIMLLDVLYRWDVSSFFQKIQRSSLSNNPLFQYKYLALYLHYVGYILSLVLLTLPRQHLVKLYLYVLTALLLFAGHQVSRDYVRSELDSGYEGPVYLEPLSMNRFTTALIGQLVVCTLCSCVMQTKRIWLFSAHLLPLVARLCLVPLETIVFINKFSMIFTGLEVIYFLASNLLVPYNLAKTAYRELAQVVEVYGLLALGMSLWNQLVLPVLFMCFWLLLFALQIYSYFSTRDQPASRERLLFLFLTSIAECCSTPYSLLGLVFTVSFIALGVLTLCKFYLQGYRAFMNDNTMHRGMTEGITLLILAVQTGLIELQVIHRAFLLSIILFIVVASILQSMLEIADPIVLALGASRDKSLWKHFRAVSLCLFLLIFPAYMAYMICQFFHMDFWLLIIISSSILTSLQVLGTLLIYVLFMVEEFRKAPVENMDEVIYCVNGTYRLLEFLVAVCVVCYGVSETVFGEWSVMGSTIILVHSYYNVWLRAQLGWQSFLLRRDAVNKIKSLPTASNTQLEQYNDICAICFQDMTSAVITPCSHFFHAGCLKKWLYVQETCPLCHSQLKSQSPTTSVPTQDTPAANQNPAGQEEVPDNKEEEDSTLPDAGKEEASVEQEGDNEPAISAGETFSSSSPTGMQSAPLHIVKPPLSSSSCSSSPLVTDSVPSQFPADHPSSSSFSTSDTSDMPDIPSSISHTFTLSVFHHSSSQVLKQAEINRSEPEPTPQLNSVSLLDSQETATGPLSQSNPPTSHSEEHPPPPAPPPFNA, encoded by the exons ATGGCAGTGAAGGACCGCGTAGAGGCTGTGCTCAATGTGGGTCTGCGTGTTCCCAGCATCATGCTGCTGGATGTCCTGTACCGCTGGGATGTCAGCTCCTTCTTCCAGAAGATCCAGCGCTCCAGCCTTTCCAACAACCCCCTCTTTCAGTACAAATACCTGGCACTCTACCTGCACTACGTAG GTTACATCTTGAGCTTGGTGCTTCTGACTCTGCCTCGTCAGCACCTGGTTAAACTTTACCTGTATGTTCTTACGGCTCTGCTGCTATTTGCTGGTCACCAAGTCTCAAG GGATTACGTTCGCAGTGAACTGGACTCTGGCTATGAAGGACCCGTCTACCTGGAACCTCTCTCCATGAACAGATTCACCACTGCACTCATAG gtcagctggtgGTTTGTACTCTTTGTTCCTGTGTGATGCAAACAAAGAGGATTTGGCTTTTCTCGGCTCACCTCCTCCCTCTGGTGGCTAGACTGTGTCTCGTCCCACTTGAGACCATCGTCTTCATCAATAAGTTCTCAATGATCTTCACAGGACTGGAGGTCATTTACTTCCTGGCATCTAACTTACTGGTACCATATAACCTGGCCAAGACTGCCTACAGGGAGCTGGCTCAG GTGGTGGAAGTGTACGGGCTTCTTGCTTTGGGTATGtctctgtggaaccagctgGTCCTTCCAGTTCTCTTCATGTGtttctggctgctgctgtttgctctgCAGATCTACTCATACTTCAGCACAAGAGACCAGCCTGCCTCCAGAGAGAggctccttttcctttttcttactAG TATTGCAGAATGTTGTAGTACGCCGTACTCTCTGCTGGGCCTGGTTTTCACAGTTTCGTTCATCGCACTGGGGGTTCTCACATTGTGCAAGTTCTATCTGCAAGGCTACAGAGCCTTTATGAATGACAACACCATGCACAG GGGGATGACAGAAGGCATCACCTTGCTGATCCTCGCTGTCCAAACTGGCCTCATCGAGCTGCAGGTTATCCATCGAGCCTTCCTGCTCTCGATCATCCTCTTCATTGTTGTTGCTTCCATCCTGCAGTCGATGCTGGAGATAGCTGACCCTATAGTCCTAGCCCTGGGAGCATCTAGAGACAA GAGTTTGTGGAAGCACTTCCGAGCGGTGTCTCTTTGTCTCTTCCTGCTGATCTTTCCAGCCTACATGGCGTATATGATCTGCCAGTTCTTCCACATGGACTTCTGGCTTCTCATCATCATCTCCTCCTCAATTCTCACTTCTCTCCAG GTTCTCGGTACTCTGTTGATCTATGTTCTCTTCATGGTGGAGGAATTTCGTAAAGCTCCAGTAGAGAACATGGATGAAGTTATCTACTGTGTCAATGGGACCTACAGATTGCTGGAGTTTCTG GTTGCGGTGTGCGTGGTGTGCTATGGCGTGTCAGAGACTGTATTTGGCGAGTGGAGTGTGATGGGTAGTACCATCATCCTGGTCCACTCATACTATAACGTCTGGCTCCGAGCCCAGCTGGGCTGGCAGAGCTTCCTGCTCAGGAGAGATGCTGTAAACAAGATAAAAAGCCTTCCCACAGCTAGCAACACACAGCTGGAGCAGTATAATGACATCTGTGCTATCTGCTTCCAG GACATGACCAGTGCTGTGATCACTCCATGCAGTCATTTCTTCCACGCTGGCTGTCTGAAGAAATGGCTGTATGTCCAGGAAACATGCCCCCTCTGTCATTCCCAACTCAAGAGCCAATCTCCAACCACTAGTGTCCCTACCCAAGATAcacctgcagccaatcagaacccTGCAGGGCAGGAAGAAGTCCCAGACaacaaggaggaggaagataGCACTCTACCAGATGCTGGGAAAGAGGAGGCATCAGTAGAGCAGGAGGGAGACAATGAACCTGCCATATCAGCTGGAGaaaccttctcttcctcctcccccacTGGCATGCAGTCTGCTCCCCTGCACATTGTCAAGCCTCCATTATCatcttcctcttgttcttcttcGCCACTTGTGACTGATTCTGTGCCGAGCCAGTTCCCAGCAGATCATCCCTCTTCGTCTTCTTTCTCTACCTCTGACACATCGGACATGCCCGACATTCCTTCATCCATCTCCCATACTTTCACCCTCTCCGTCTTTCACCACTCCTCTTCACAGGTACTGAAACAAGCAGAGATAAACCGTTCTGAACCCGAGCCCACCCCTCAGCTAAACTCAGTCTCCCTACTGGACAGCCAGGAAACAGCTACTGGTCCATTATCACAATCTAACCCACCAACTTCCCATTCAGAGGAGcatccacctcctcctgctcctcctccattCAACGCCTGA